A window of the Phaseolus vulgaris cultivar G19833 chromosome 5, P. vulgaris v2.0, whole genome shotgun sequence genome harbors these coding sequences:
- the LOC137835871 gene encoding PRA1 family protein F3-like, whose protein sequence is MIVRVFYLCSSKPTKESKKCSATMTNYGAIPTSSSPSTNLEFISRAKQRVKEGLATRRPWKIMLNLHSFALPAGFSDAVRRVKENVGYFQMNYAIVVLVVLFLSLLWYPISLIVFVVLTVAWLFLYFLRDEPLFLFGRMISDRVVLVVMGVLTVALLLLTGAIPNILVALLIGAVLVVAHAALRRTDDLFYDEEEAAARFVPPPPHSGAPLS, encoded by the coding sequence ATGATTGTTAGAGTGTTTTATCTTTGTTCGTCAAAACCAACGAAGGAAAGTAAGAAGTGTTCGGCAACGATGACCAACTACGGCGCAATTCCAACGTCTTCTTCACCTTCCACCAACCTCGAGTTCATCTCACGCGCCAAGCAGCGTGTCAAGGAGGGGCTCGCCACGCGCCGCCCATGGAAGATCATGCTCAACCTCCACTCCTTCGCCCTTCCCGCCGGTTTCTCCGACGCCGTGCGCCGCGTGAAGGAGAACGTCGGCTACTTCCAGATGAACTACGCCATCGTGGTGCTCGTCGTGCTCTTCCTCAGTCTTCTCTGGTATCCAATATCGCTGATCGTGTTCGTGGTGCTCACGGTGGCGTGGCTCTTCCTCTACTTCCTCCGCGACGAGCCGCTCTTCCTCTTCGGCCGGATGATCAGCGACCGCGTCGTGCTCGTCGTCATGGGCGTGCTGACCGTCGCGCTCCTCCTCCTCACCGGCGCCATCCCCAACATCCTGGTGGCTCTCCTCATCGGAGCCGTCCTGGTGGTGGCGCACGCCGCCTTGAGAAGAACCGATGACTTGTTCTACGACGAAGAAGAGGCCGCCGCTCGCTTCGTTCCTCCTCCTCCTCACTCCGGTGCTCCTCTTTCTTGA
- the LOC137835865 gene encoding uncharacterized protein isoform X1, with the protein MDAEADSTQIPNIRHKCPACYKQFKKKEHLTEHMKTSNHSVHQPACGVCQKHCKSFESLREHLTGPLPKGVCSKIFSQRGCQLCLVLFDSPGSLVSHRETCRLSAPTRLGTRELPCIDSQFDCLDSSDENHAGWGPGGAVGMDCEMVGGGSDGSLELCARVCLVDEDENLIFHSYVQPQIPVTNYRYDITGLTEEHLRNAMPLYEVREKILQMLYNGESIGKVRLNGGKARLLVGHDLAHDLDCLKMNYPDHMLRDTAKYRPLMKTNFVSHSLKYLTRTYLGYDIQSGTHDPYEDCISVMRLYKRIRAQIHPEEAHETPSHNIVCVPDSWRSRELENLTPDQLYAMSKSDYKCWCLDLRPRLAS; encoded by the exons ATGGACGCCGAAGCGGACTCAACTCAAATCCCTAATATAAG ACACAAATGCCCGGCATGCTATAAACAATTCAAGAAGAAAGAGCATCTAACTGAGCACATGAAAACCTCAAACCATTCCGTCCATCAGCCTGCATGTGGGGTCTGTCAAAAGCACTGCAAATCTTTTGAGTCTCTGAGGGAACATCTTACTG gTCCTTTGCCAAAAGGAGTTTGTTCAAAGATTTTCTCTCAGCGGGGCTGTCAACTTTGCTTGGTACTATTTGATAGTCCCGGGTCTCTCGTTTCTCACAGAGAAACATGTCGCTTATCTGCCCCTACTCGTCTA GGAACACGAGAACTGCCCTGTATAGATTCCCAATTTGACTGTCTAGATTCTTCTGATGAAAACCATGCTGGCTGGGGCCCCGGAGGAGCAGTTGGAATGGACTGTGAAATGGTTGGTGGTGGAAGTGATGGTTCTCTGGAACTTTGTGCAAGAGTATGCTTGGTTGATGAGGATGAGAACTTAATCTTTCATTCATATGTACAACCTCAAATACCTGTTACCAATTACAG ATATGATATAACTGGATTGACAGAAGAACATCTCAGAAATGCCATGCCCCTTTATGAAGTTCGAGAAAAGATTTTGCAAATGCTATACAATGGAGAATCCATTGGCAAAGTTAGACTAAATGGTGGAAAGGCCAGGCTTCTTGTGGGGCATGACTTAGCACACGATTTAGATTGCTTGAAAATGAATTATCCTGATCATATGCTAAG AGACACTGCAAAGTACCGTCCTTTGATGAAGACAAACTTCGTCAGCCATTCGCTCAAGTATCTCACCCGAACATATCTTGG TTATGATATCCAATCCGGCACTCATGATCCGTATGAAGATTGCATTTCTGTCATGAGACTATACAAGAGAATACGAGCTCAAATTCATCCAGAGGAAGCCCATGAAACACCGAGTCACAACATTGTTTGCGTGCCTGATAGCTGGAGATCCAGGGAACTTGAGAACCTCACTCCAGATCAGCTCTATGCCATGTCAAAATCGGATTACAAGTGTTGGTGCTTGGATTTGAGGCCTAGATTGGCATCCTGA
- the LOC137835865 gene encoding uncharacterized protein isoform X2, whose amino-acid sequence MDAEADSTQIPNIRHKCPACYKQFKKKEHLTEHMKTSNHSVHQPACGVCQKHCKSFESLREHLTGPLPKGVCSKIFSQRGCQLCLVLFDSPGSLVSHRETCRLSAPTRLGTRELPCIDSQFDCLDSSDENHAGWGPGGAVGMDCEMVGGGSDGSLELCARVCLVDEDENLIFHSYVQPQIPVTNYRYDITGLTEEHLRNAMPLYEVREKILQMLYNGESIGKVRLNGGKARLLVGHDLAHDLDCLKMNYPDHMLSYDIQSGTHDPYEDCISVMRLYKRIRAQIHPEEAHETPSHNIVCVPDSWRSRELENLTPDQLYAMSKSDYKCWCLDLRPRLAS is encoded by the exons ATGGACGCCGAAGCGGACTCAACTCAAATCCCTAATATAAG ACACAAATGCCCGGCATGCTATAAACAATTCAAGAAGAAAGAGCATCTAACTGAGCACATGAAAACCTCAAACCATTCCGTCCATCAGCCTGCATGTGGGGTCTGTCAAAAGCACTGCAAATCTTTTGAGTCTCTGAGGGAACATCTTACTG gTCCTTTGCCAAAAGGAGTTTGTTCAAAGATTTTCTCTCAGCGGGGCTGTCAACTTTGCTTGGTACTATTTGATAGTCCCGGGTCTCTCGTTTCTCACAGAGAAACATGTCGCTTATCTGCCCCTACTCGTCTA GGAACACGAGAACTGCCCTGTATAGATTCCCAATTTGACTGTCTAGATTCTTCTGATGAAAACCATGCTGGCTGGGGCCCCGGAGGAGCAGTTGGAATGGACTGTGAAATGGTTGGTGGTGGAAGTGATGGTTCTCTGGAACTTTGTGCAAGAGTATGCTTGGTTGATGAGGATGAGAACTTAATCTTTCATTCATATGTACAACCTCAAATACCTGTTACCAATTACAG ATATGATATAACTGGATTGACAGAAGAACATCTCAGAAATGCCATGCCCCTTTATGAAGTTCGAGAAAAGATTTTGCAAATGCTATACAATGGAGAATCCATTGGCAAAGTTAGACTAAATGGTGGAAAGGCCAGGCTTCTTGTGGGGCATGACTTAGCACACGATTTAGATTGCTTGAAAATGAATTATCCTGATCATATGCTAAG TTATGATATCCAATCCGGCACTCATGATCCGTATGAAGATTGCATTTCTGTCATGAGACTATACAAGAGAATACGAGCTCAAATTCATCCAGAGGAAGCCCATGAAACACCGAGTCACAACATTGTTTGCGTGCCTGATAGCTGGAGATCCAGGGAACTTGAGAACCTCACTCCAGATCAGCTCTATGCCATGTCAAAATCGGATTACAAGTGTTGGTGCTTGGATTTGAGGCCTAGATTGGCATCCTGA
- the LOC137835864 gene encoding inactive protein kinase SELMODRAFT_444075-like, which translates to MSREQQKRGKQEICSDDAEKVIVAVKASKEIPKTALVWSLTHVVQPGDCITLLVVVPSQSSGRRLWGFPRFSGDCASGHKKSSSGSSSSEQKCDITDSCSQMILQLHDVYDPNKINVKIKIVSGSPCGAVAAEAKKAQANWVVLDKQLKHEEKQCMEELQCNIVVMKRSQPKVLRLNLVGKKKKDLEELCSLPSEQDQLLGKQTKNKNDSLNSLKGPVVTPSSSPELGTPFTATEAGTSSVSSSDQGTSPFFISEINSESKKEETIKENPELDDSISDTDSENLSTSSASLRFQPWITDLLLHQRSSQPKEERTERCHNRTQLSTTRALLEKFSRLDREAEIEISTYKTDLDFSGSVREAISLSRNNPPGPPPLCSVCQHKAPVFGKPPRWFSYAELELATGGFSQANFLAEGGFGSVHRGVLPDGQVVAVKQHKLASSQGDLEFCSEVEVLSCAQHRNVVMLIGFCIEDKRRLLVYEYICNGSLDSHLYGRQRKPLEWSARQKVAVGAARGLRYLHEECRVGCIIHRDMRPNNILITHDFEPLVGDFGLARWQPDGDTGVETRVIGTFGYLAPEYAQSGQITEKADVYSFGVVLVELVTGRKAVDLNRPKGQQCLTEWARPLLEEYAIDELIDPRLGSHYSEHEVYCMLHAASLCIRKDPYSRPRMSQVLRILDGDTVMDPNYVSTPSYDVGNRSG; encoded by the exons ATGAGTCGAGAACAGCAGAAGCGAGGAAAGCAAGAAATATGTTCTGATGACGCGGAAAAGGTCATTGTTGCCGTTAAGGCATCAAAGGAAATTCCAAAAACTGCTCTTGTTTGGTCCCTAACTCATGTTGTGCAACCTGGTGATTGCATTACACTGCTAGTGGTTGTACCTTCACAGAGTTCGG GCAGAAGATTATGGGGTTTTCCAAGATTTTCCGGTGATTGTGCGAGTGGTCATAAGAAATCTTCTTCGGGATCATCAAGTTCAGAACAGAAGTGTGATATCACTGACTCTTGCTCTCAAATGATCCTTCAACTCCATGATGTCTATGATCCTAACAAG ATAAATGTGAAGATTAAAATTGTTTCTGGATCACCCTGTGGAGCAGTGGCTGCGGAAGCCAAGAAAGCCCAAGCCAATTGGGTAGTTTTAGACAA ACAGCTCAAACATGAGGAAAAACAATGTATGGAAGAGCTGCAGTGCAACATTGTGGTTATGAAGCGTTCGCAACCTAAGGTACTCCGCTTGAATTTGgttggaaaaaaaaagaaggaTCTTGAAGAATTATGTTCACTACCTTCTGAACAAGATCAGTTGCTTGGAAAACAAACTAAGAACAAGAATGATTCTTTAAATTCCTTAAAAGGTCCAGTTGTCACTCCATCTAGCAGCCCTGAGCTAGGGACACCGTTCACTGCAACTGAAGCTGGTACTTCGTCGGTTTCAAGCTCTGATCAAGGAACTTCGCCATTTTTCATCTCTGAGATAAACAGTGAGTCCAAAAAAGAGGAAACTATCAAAGAAAATCCAGAACTTGATGATTCTATATCAGACACAGACAGTGAAAACTTGTCCACTTCTTCAGCAAGCTTGAGATTCCAGCCATGGATCACTGATTTACTTCTGCATCAACGATCATCTCAACCTAAGGAAGAAAGAACCGAGAGATGTCATAATAGGACTCAATTGTCTACTACTAGAGCTTTGCTAGAAAAGTTCTCGAGACTTGATAGAGAAGCTGAAATTGAAATCTCAACCTATAAGACTGACTTAGATTTCAGTGGGAGTGTACGAGAAGCAATATCATTATCTAGAAATAATCCACCTGGTCCACCTCCCTTGTGTTCAGTCTGTCAACACAAGGCTCCTGTTTTTGGAAAACCTCCCCGATGGTTCAGCTATGCTGAATTGGAGCTTGCCACTGGTGGGTTTTCACAAGCCAATTTCTTGGCAGAAGGAGGATTTGGATCTGTTCATAGAGGGGTTCTACCAGATGGACAAGTTGTTGCTGTGAAGCAACATAAATTGGCTAGTTCTCAGGGTGATCTTGAATTCTGCTCAGAGGTAGAAGTCCTGAGCTGTGCTCAGCACCGAAATGTTGTTATGTTGATTGGTTTCTGTATAGAGGATAAGAGAAGGCTATTGGTTTATGAGTACATATGCAATGGATCATTGGATTCTCATTTATATG GGAGACAACGAAAACCATTAGAATGGTCTGCCCGGCAAAAAGTTGCTGTTGGAGCTGCCCGAGGGTTGCGATATCTTCATGAAGAGTGCAGAGTGGGTTGCATTATCCACCGTGACATGCGGCCAAACAACATTCTTATCACTCATGATTTTGAACCACTG GTTGGTGATTTTGGACTGGCGAGGTGGCAGCCTGATGGTGACACTGGAGTGGAAACAAGAGTAATCGGAACATTTGG GTATTTGGCTCCTGAATATGCTCAAAGCGGCCAAATTACTGAAAAGGCTGATGTTTATTCATTTGGTGTGGTATTAGTGGAACTTGTTACAGGGCGAAAGGCTGTGGATCTCAATAGGCCAAAGGGACAGCAGTGTCTTACTGAGTGG GCACGACCACTGTTAGAAGAATATGCCATTGACGAACTGATTGATCCAAGGTTGGGAAGTCACTATTCGGAGCATGAGGTCTATTGCATGCTGCATGCTGCCTCATTGTGCATAAGGAAAGATCCTTATTCTAGACCACGCATGTCTCAG GTTCTGCGAATACTGGATGGTGACACGGTTATGGACCCAAATTATGTTTCAACTCCCAGTTATGATGTAGGAAACCGGAGTGGCTGA